In the Wyeomyia smithii strain HCP4-BCI-WySm-NY-G18 chromosome 2, ASM2978416v1, whole genome shotgun sequence genome, one interval contains:
- the LOC129724015 gene encoding uncharacterized protein LOC129724015 → MATNTGMKIFRDFFRDSPCRKAYMLTHQTNFGHQYVKNNSLRKPNRQLDLRPKTAPILPSSLAQAVANHNLLDNQYPERMRPTTSGKVLKRRDNTPLSIRRPGSGNKPLIPSRPRKSIVDIGSRSPPTSSDNGRRKQKHPKQFKSKVQNQKSTIKPCKICIDEDDCVIENQSQNLEKKRDHASDGFEHLVQEIDNIRFQLANREDMRQISHEESLRLINEIKRMFHAQMEPFNATLQPEKKKLKIKEMVRSPRFSGGRISTEYFDLSKIPGRVEKDFRKAKTMTKHTNKSFEQGPLRLLLPYMKDAISEKQVRF, encoded by the exons ATGGCCACTAACACTGGAATGAAAATTTTCCGTGATTTTTTCCGTGATAGTCCCTGTCGGAAG GCATATATGCTAACACATCAGACGAACTTTGGCCACCAATATGTGAAGAACAATAGCCTACGAAAACCGAATCGTCAGCTGGACCTTAGACCGAAAACTGCACCGATTCTTCCTTCAAGCCTGGCACAAGCTGTTGCCAACCACAATCTGCTGGATAATCAGTATCCGGAAAGAATGCGTCCAACCACCAGCGGAAAAGTGCTAAAGCGGCGAGATAATACTCCGTTGAGCATCAGACGGCCTGGCAGCGGCAATAAACCTTTGATTCCGAGCCGACCGAGAAAATCGATCGTTGATATCGGAAGTAGAAGTCCACCCACTTCAAGCGATAATGGGCGTCGAAAGCAAAAACACCCAAAGCAGTTCAAATCGAAGGTACAAAACCAAAAATCTACTATAAAACCGTGTAAGATTTGCATCGATGAAGATGATTGTGTCATAGAAAATCAATCGCAGAATCTTGAAAAAAAGCGAGACCATGCATCAGACGGTTTTGAACATTTGGTACAAGAAATTGACAACATTAGGTTCCAGTTGGCAAATCGCGAAGACATGAGGCAGATCTCACACGAAGAATCTTTGCGATTGATCAACGAAATCAAGCGCATGTTTCACGCTCAGATGGAACCCTTTAATGCAACTTTACAACCAGAAAAGAAAAAGCTCAAGATTAAGGAAATGGTTCGTTCGCCTAGATTCTCCGGTGGTCGAATCTCCACTGAATACTTTGACCTGTCGAAGATTCCAGGTAGGGTGGAAAAGGATTTTCGAAAGGCGAAAACCATGACAAAGCACACTAACAAATCGTTCGAGCAGGGGCCACTTCGGTTGTTACTTCCATATATGAAGGACGCTATTTCCGAAAAACAAGTtcgattttag
- the LOC129724014 gene encoding calcium homeostasis endoplasmic reticulum protein, which produces MDVPAPPNDIELRNIIDKLAEFVARNGPEFELMTKSKQKGNAKFAFLHGGEYYNYYQYKVATKQQQIMQQQGGHPSALMGQQMNIFAQQQQQSQQQTQNNQMPQIWSNPPQQQPQPQQPVITPQIAAQIESIAAQQTTLREQIRQSELNLQAQHGVLLQQQQVQIDEAVTRAQNDALVKQADDHKISLSEFDAKLQPIVDSCTKDSISNGKGWILQHCTDSGKCQIISQYLLRKALIAGVLFAQKLHLIYLVNDVIHHCIRKRTDELKKCLESAVIPMFCNAQITAATDEQHAKLSKLLSLWESKGNFFDACVISKLKSPPSSLQEYQNSLLTQYAAVVAQITQNTKVTFDNYQQQHQAFVQHATQQLALLEKQKQQIEQQAIKAALVAQQKPTGPIPLLPELSVAASNNGIGSVNSLLSNNRVADREVSIPSLLDQSINFNLLSGAIQNLQNLNVQGQNNRNNDGGTNNPIGPDRSGNYTHSNDSGDGNNNNSNNNGDYSQPPPGFPIPDMSRPPPGMHDFNYDSRDNEPLDDGCNDYDDNPDDEEDRCDNDELNQNREDVDEEFKEENRSPSPEQLTPSIPYFELPAGLMVPLIRLEDFNYHPLDPDQIRLPPPAPPNERLLSAVEAFYAPPSHERPRDGEGWEKLALYEYFKVKNASRKQKEEEIESGLREKSRSPSPIEPTWLKATKKLKKRVYRSRSRSRSKSRSRDRSRSRSPRHRMRSRSRSRSRSRSPRRGHNRSRSPRRERERSRERRSPTPPSFGGSGFGSSFISKMNPAPAVEAKLPPMIKPTIGPAAGGMLQGIVSNAVNEVWGGNDREGLGSFTARNSDPYESFRKNKGAAFITRMKSRADDR; this is translated from the exons ATGCTAAATTTGCTTTCCTTCACGGCGGTGAATACTACAACTACTATCAATACAAAGTGGCTACCAAGCAGCAGCAAA TTATGCAACAACAGGGAGGCCACCCATCTGCACTGATGGGGCAGCAAATGAATATATTTgctcagcaacagcagcaatcTCAACAACAAACTCAAAACAATCAGATGCCTCAAATATGGTCTAATCCCCcacaacaacaaccgcaaccaCAACAGCCAGTCATAACTCCCCAAATTGCTGCTCAAATTGAATCCATCGCAGCACAACAAACCACATTAAGGGAACAAATTCGTCAGTCGGAGCTGAACCTTCAAGCCCAACACGGA gtgttactacaacaacaacaagtcCAAATCGATGAAGCTGTAACACGGGCCCAGAATGATGCCTTGGTGAAACAGGCTGATGATCATAAAATTTCTTTAAGTGAATTTGATGCAAAGTTACAACCTATCGTTGACTCTTGTACAAAGGACAGTATATCCAATG GAAAAGGCTGGATTTTACAGCATTGTACCGATTCGGGAAAATGTCAAATTATTTCGCAGTATCTTTTGAGAAA GGCGTTAATAGCTGGAGTTTTATTTGCGCAAAAATTACATCTGATATATTTAGTTAATGATGTTATTCATCACTG CATCCGAAAACGGACAGATGAGCTAAAGAAATGCTTGGAAAGTGCCGTGATTCCAATGTTTTGTAATGCACAAATCA CTGCCGCTACTGATGAACAACACGCCAAGCTCAGCAAGCTATTGTCACTGTGGGAATCcaaaggaaactttttcgacGCATGCGTCATCTCGAAATTGAAATCACCGCCATCATCCCTACAAGAGTACCAAAACTCGCTACTCACACAGTATGCAGCCGTTGTGGCACAGATTACCCAAAACACAAAAGTAACTTTTGATAA TTACCAACAACAGCATCAAGCGTTTGTACAACATGCTACTCAACAACTAGCATTACTCGAGAAGCAAAAGCAGCAAATTGAGCAACAAGCAATCAAAGCTGCATTGGTAGCTCAGCAAAAACCCACTGGACCGATCCCGCTGTTGCCAGAGCTATCTGTCGCAGCGTCGAACAATGGAATTGGTTCAGTTAACAGTCTACTGTCGAATAACCGTGTAGCTGATCGTGAAGTATCTATTCCATCGCTGTTGGATCAAAGCATCAACTTTAATCTGCTATCAGGGGCTATACAAAATTTGCAAAATCTGAATGTTCAAGGGCAGAATAATCGAAATAATGACGGTGGAACGAACAACCCGATCGGGCCTGATCGCAGTGGAAATTATACG CACTCTAATGACTCAGGTGACGGTAATAACAACAATAGCAACAATAATGGCGACTATTCGCAACCGCCACCAGGTTTTCCTATCCCGGATATGTCAAGGCCACCACCTGGAATGCATGATTTTAATTATGATTCACGAGACAACGAACCATTGGATGATGGATGCAATGATTACGACGACAATCCGGATGACGAAGAAGATCGTTGTGACAACGATGAGCTGAACCAAAACCGCGAAGATGTAGATGAAGAGTTCAAAGAAGAAAATCGGTCTCCCAGCCCGGAACAACTCACGCCGTCGATACCATATTTTGAACTTCCAGCCGGTTTGATGGTACCGCTAATCCGTCTAGAAGATTTCAACTATCATCCTTTAGATCCAGATCAGATCCGTTTACCTCCGCCGGCACCTCCCAACGAGCGACTTCTGTCTGCAGTAGAAGCTTTTTATGCCCCACCCAGTCATGAAAGACCTCGCGACGGAGAAGGTTGGGAAAAGCTCGCACTGTATGAATATTTTAAAGTTAAAAATGCGTCTCGTAAACAGAAGGAGGAAGAGATTGAAAGTGGATTGCGCGAAAAATCTCGTTCTCCTTCACCAATCGAACCCACTTGGTTGAAAGcaacaaaaaaactgaaaaaacgtGTCTACAGATCACGCAGCCGTAGTAGATCAAAGTCTAGATCACGAGATCGATCACGTTCAAGATCGCCTCGGCATCGAATGCGATCTCGATCACGGTCTAGATCGAGATCACGGTCACCTCGTCGAGGACACAATAGAAGTCGCTCGCCTCGAAGAGAACGAGAGCGTTCTAGGGAGCGACGATCACCTACTCCACCAAGCTTTGGCGGTAGTGGTTTTGGCAGTAGTTTTATCAGTAAAATGAATCCCGCACCTGCTGTTGAAGCAAAATTACCACCTATGATAAAACCTACAATTGGTCCGGCTGCTGGAGGGATGCTGCAAGGTATTGTATCTAATGCTGTAAATGAAGTGTGGGGTGGAAATGACCGAGAAGGTTTAGGATCTTTCACCGCGAGGAATTCCGATCCGTATGAAAGTTTTCGCAAGAATAAAGGAGCTGCTTTTATAACACGTATGAAGTCCCGAGCGGATGATAGATAA